The DNA region CGCACGGCCCACAGGCCGGCAAAGAAGCCCACCACGCTGAACAGCGTCGAGGCGAGGAAATAGCCCGCCGCCGCCGCGATCTCGTCACGGGCGACGAGAAGGCCGATGTCCAGCGTGAAGGAGGAGAAGGTGGTGAAGCCGCCGAGAATGCCGACCAGCAGAAAGGCGCGCAGCTCCGGCGACGGCGACCAGGCCAGCGCCGCCAGTTCGGACAACACCCCCATCACCGTGCAGCCGATCACATTGACGATGACCGTCCCTACCGGAAAGCGGGTGCCGACCCATTGCGTGATCGCCAGCAACATCACATAGCGCGCGACCGAACCGGCGGCGCCGCCGACGGCCACGGCCAACAGGGACAAGGGGGATGCGAGCACGACGCCTCCGGACGGGCACAAGAGCGGGGAACGGGGGTGGAGCGCCGGATTAGAGCCAGAAACCGACGCGCTTGTCACGCGATGGACGGTCGTGACAGGATCGTCGGCATGGAAACCCTCCCCGCCAACACGGCATTGCTGATCATCGATGTGCAAAAGGCCATCGACGATCCGCGCTGGCACCGCGTTGGCCCGCGCAACAACCCGCAGGCCGAAGCGAACATCTCCACATTGCTCACCGCTTGGCGGGCGGCCTCCCGGCCGATCGTCCACATTCGCCACGAATCGCCCAATCCCGCCTCCTCGTACAGCGCCATCGGCCCGGGGCATGCCTTCAAAGCGGAAGCCATGCCGCTGCCCGGAGAGACGGTGATCGCCAAGCAGGTGCACAGCGCCTTCATCGGCACCGGGCTTGACGAGTGGCTGCGCGGCCGCGGCATCGCCACACTGGTGGTGGCCGGCGTCATCACCAACAACAGCGTCGAGGCGACCGTGCGGATGGCCGGCAACCTCGGCTATGACGTGCGACTGGTGGCCGACGCCTGCTTCACCTTCGCCCGGCTCGACCGCTCGGGAAGGCTGCGGACGGCCGACGAGGTCCACGACCTGTCGCTCGCCAACATGGACGGCGAATATGCGACGGTCGTGGACATGGCGGAGGTGTTGGGAGAGGCGTCGCGCTGATAGCCCCCCGTTACCCCAGCTTGGCCTTCAGGAACTCCACCGTCCGCTTCCAGGCGAGGTCGGCGGCGTCCTTGTTGTAGCGCTCGGCCGAGGTGTCGTTGTGGAAGGCGTGGTTGACGCCGTCATAGACGTAGATCTGATGCTCGACCCCGGCCTTCTTCAGCGCCTCGTCATAAGCCGGGATGCCGGCATTGATGCGCTGGTCGAGCCCGGCGTAATGCAGCAGCAGCGGCGATTTCACCGTGCCGACCAGCGCCGGATCGGGGATCGGGCCATAGAAGGCGACACCGGCCTTGAGGTCGGGCGCCTTGATCGCCAGCCGGTTGACCATGCCGCCACCCCAGCAGAAGCCGACGGCGCCGACCCTGGCCGAGGAATAGCGGTAGGCCATCAGATAGCTCATGGCCGCGATCAGGTTGTTGACCGTCTTGTCGCCATCGAGCTGGCCGATCATGTCGCGCGCCTTGTCGGCGTCCTGCGGCGTGCCGCCCAGCGGCGACAGCAGGTCCGGCGCCATCGCGACGAAGCCTTCGGTGGCGAGCCGGCGGGTGACGTCCTCGACATAGGCGTTCAGGCCGCGATTCTCGTGGATGACGACCACCGCCGGCG from Azospirillum sp. B510 includes:
- the crcB gene encoding fluoride efflux transporter CrcB, producing MLASPLSLLAVAVGGAAGSVARYVMLLAITQWVGTRFPVGTVIVNVIGCTVMGVLSELAALAWSPSPELRAFLLVGILGGFTTFSSFTLDIGLLVARDEIAAAAGYFLASTLFSVVGFFAGLWAVRSLVSVSL
- a CDS encoding cysteine hydrolase family protein; amino-acid sequence: METLPANTALLIIDVQKAIDDPRWHRVGPRNNPQAEANISTLLTAWRAASRPIVHIRHESPNPASSYSAIGPGHAFKAEAMPLPGETVIAKQVHSAFIGTGLDEWLRGRGIATLVVAGVITNNSVEATVRMAGNLGYDVRLVADACFTFARLDRSGRLRTADEVHDLSLANMDGEYATVVDMAEVLGEASR
- a CDS encoding dienelactone hydrolase family protein; this translates as MDQRIIDLYDEYTHAPLPRRVFLERLAALAGGAAAIPAILAAIEPNYARAAIVGDDDSRLAAEKISFQGATGDVTGYLARPKLADKAPAVVVIHENRGLNAYVEDVTRRLATEGFVAMAPDLLSPLGGTPQDADKARDMIGQLDGDKTVNNLIAAMSYLMAYRYSSARVGAVGFCWGGGMVNRLAIKAPDLKAGVAFYGPIPDPALVGTVKSPLLLHYAGLDQRINAGIPAYDEALKKAGVEHQIYVYDGVNHAFHNDTSAERYNKDAADLAWKRTVEFLKAKLG